The following coding sequences are from one Lipingzhangella halophila window:
- a CDS encoding GntR family transcriptional regulator, translating to MGVRSRNQGTSTSRDVVAAELRRGILDLAFEPGSSLAENEIATELGVSRTPVREAVILLAQEGLVEIYPQVGTFVSRIDPAAVADAQFIREALELASLRDLVETIDESKVRRLRSILDRQKTAVAAKDADQFFELDEELHRTMLELAGHGAAWATVSSAKGHLNRARRACLPVADTLERMLEQHSDIVEKLASTDPGSAEAALQMHLRQVFRDIDVVKARVPQYFATGPSRPTRRARLS from the coding sequence ATGGGGGTTCGATCGCGAAATCAGGGCACCAGCACTTCCCGTGACGTGGTTGCGGCCGAGCTGCGGCGCGGCATCCTAGACCTGGCCTTCGAACCGGGCAGCTCCCTGGCCGAGAACGAGATCGCCACGGAGCTGGGCGTGAGCCGTACCCCGGTGCGCGAGGCGGTGATCCTGCTCGCCCAGGAGGGGCTCGTCGAGATCTATCCCCAGGTCGGCACCTTCGTGTCGCGCATCGACCCGGCGGCGGTCGCGGACGCGCAGTTCATCCGCGAGGCACTGGAGCTCGCGTCACTTCGCGACCTGGTCGAAACCATCGATGAGTCGAAAGTGCGGCGGTTGCGCTCCATCCTCGACCGGCAGAAGACCGCGGTCGCGGCGAAGGACGCCGACCAGTTCTTCGAGCTGGACGAGGAGCTGCACCGGACGATGCTGGAGCTGGCGGGGCACGGCGCGGCCTGGGCTACGGTCAGTTCCGCGAAGGGCCACCTGAATCGTGCGCGCAGGGCGTGCCTGCCGGTGGCCGACACGCTGGAGCGCATGCTGGAGCAGCACAGCGACATCGTGGAGAAGCTCGCCTCCACCGACCCGGGCAGCGCCGAGGCTGCCCTGCAGATGCACCTGCGGCAGGTGTTCCGGGACATCGACGTGGTCAAGGCCCGGGTCCCGCAGTACTTCGCTACAGGCCCAAGCCGCCCCACCCGCCGGGCCCGGCTCAGCTAG
- a CDS encoding PadR family transcriptional regulator, translating to MELRREDRDLAGLTVLALLWTGPRHTYDMHRMMVDWHKDFVTGLPRSMYHAVNRLLRSGLIEPVASERPGPRPERTVYALTDAGRQELRERECRLLRVPDRDSTLFVAALSFIGGLPPEEVAAALRDRTAALERQSAELDAALQATAGELPRPLLLEAEYERARADADLAWVRAVLDDLESGRLTWSPEQITRQDGDAVPPPGEEGAADD from the coding sequence GTGGAGCTGCGCCGCGAGGACCGGGACCTGGCCGGGCTGACCGTGCTCGCGCTGCTTTGGACCGGGCCGCGGCACACCTACGACATGCACCGGATGATGGTCGACTGGCACAAGGACTTCGTGACCGGGCTACCGCGAAGCATGTACCACGCCGTGAACCGGCTGCTGCGCAGCGGGCTCATCGAGCCGGTCGCCTCCGAGCGCCCCGGCCCCCGCCCGGAGCGCACCGTCTACGCCCTCACCGACGCTGGCCGACAGGAGCTGCGGGAACGGGAGTGTCGGCTGCTGCGGGTCCCCGACCGGGACTCCACCCTCTTCGTGGCGGCGCTGTCCTTCATCGGCGGACTGCCTCCGGAGGAGGTAGCCGCGGCGCTGCGGGACCGCACCGCGGCCCTGGAACGGCAGTCCGCTGAGCTCGACGCAGCACTGCAGGCCACCGCAGGGGAGCTTCCCCGGCCGCTGCTGCTGGAGGCGGAGTACGAGCGGGCGCGGGCGGACGCCGACCTGGCCTGGGTGCGCGCCGTACTGGACGACCTGGAGTCGGGGCGGCTGACGTGGTCCCCAGAACAGATCACGCGCCAGGACGGGGACGCGGTCCCGCCACCCGGGGAGGAGGGGGCCGCCGACGACTGA
- a CDS encoding SgcJ/EcaC family oxidoreductase — protein sequence MTTYAHPNDAAERDRAAIAGTLERLTEAWNAGDAAAYGAEFTEDASYVAFNGEIMRGRTEIEQVHRWLFDGPLRGSRMQSSGDPATSAPPRIIRPGVAVVQQGGGIRPDGAAGMAADRASVATLVVVEEDQGHWRVAAFHNTRRQPAERTPGEEG from the coding sequence ATGACGACGTACGCCCACCCCAACGACGCCGCCGAGCGTGACCGCGCGGCAATCGCCGGCACCCTGGAGCGGCTCACCGAGGCCTGGAACGCGGGCGACGCCGCGGCCTACGGCGCGGAGTTCACCGAGGACGCCAGCTACGTCGCCTTCAACGGCGAGATCATGCGGGGGCGCACCGAGATCGAGCAGGTCCACCGCTGGCTGTTCGACGGGCCGCTGCGCGGTTCCCGGATGCAGAGCAGCGGCGACCCCGCGACCAGCGCCCCGCCGCGGATCATCCGCCCCGGCGTGGCCGTGGTGCAGCAAGGCGGCGGGATCCGGCCCGACGGCGCCGCCGGGATGGCGGCCGACCGCGCCTCAGTCGCCACCCTGGTGGTCGTCGAGGAGGATCAGGGGCACTGGCGGGTCGCGGCGTTCCACAACACCCGCCGCCAGCCCGCCGAGCGCACCCCGGGGGAGGAAGGATGA
- a CDS encoding NAD(P)-dependent oxidoreductase, which produces MKILVVGAAGRTGRHLLEQAAGRGHTVTALARRAQDDPAFAGVPRVHPGDATEPETVREALRDQHAVVMAVGASAIARTLLPAMQHAGVRRLVMTSSRSVVATRPRAIIDLVWLRYPRRLRRPGPR; this is translated from the coding sequence ATGAAGATCCTGGTTGTCGGTGCGGCCGGCCGCACCGGCCGGCACCTGCTGGAACAGGCCGCCGGCCGCGGCCACACGGTGACCGCCCTCGCCCGGCGCGCGCAGGATGACCCAGCGTTCGCCGGGGTGCCGCGGGTGCATCCCGGCGACGCCACCGAGCCCGAGACCGTGCGCGAGGCCCTGCGGGACCAGCACGCGGTGGTGATGGCGGTCGGCGCCAGCGCGATCGCGCGGACCCTCCTCCCCGCCATGCAGCACGCCGGTGTGCGGCGGCTGGTGATGACCAGCAGCCGCTCGGTGGTGGCCACACGGCCCCGTGCGATCATCGACTTGGTCTGGCTGCGGTATCCGCGCCGTCTACGCCGACCTGGTCCGCGCTGA
- a CDS encoding NAD(P)H-binding protein encodes MLEASDLDWSIVRATMLTDTPPVGAVHTDFEADATGGDWKLGRADYAMALLDIVEDDTMVRRAVGVCGQRIRPRTTRIGAR; translated from the coding sequence ATGCTGGAGGCCAGCGACCTGGACTGGAGCATCGTCCGGGCGACCATGCTCACCGACACCCCGCCCGTCGGCGCCGTACATACCGACTTCGAGGCCGACGCCACCGGCGGCGACTGGAAGCTCGGCCGGGCCGACTATGCCATGGCTCTGCTGGACATCGTCGAGGACGACACCATGGTGCGGCGGGCCGTGGGCGTCTGCGGCCAGCGCATCCGCCCCCGGACCACTCGCATCGGCGCGCGCTGA
- the rph gene encoding rifamycin-inactivating phosphotransferase produces the protein MRTDSTNEGATELRYVMDFEQIDATNAEDVGGKGALLGELSRITGVRVPDGFCVTTDTFRRIVAEAPSIDTRFDRLSRVEPDDRAAIRTLSADIRRSIEGVAVPDALATAISEALTRLGEHAYYAVRSSATAEDLPTASFAGQQDSYLNITGPAAILRHVRRCWASLFTERAVTYRLRNGFDHRKIGMAVVVQQMVFPDAAGTLFTADPVTANRKTATVEAGWGLGEALVSGLVSGDVYTVRDDQVVSTAIATKTRFAQASPGGGTHDAPIEPKRQTRPTLTEAQVVHLVRLGRRIEAHFNRPQDIEWCRVGDDFHIVQSRPITTLFPVPTTDDQENHVYVSVGHQQMMTEAMKPLGLSLWQMTALRPMHEAGGRLFVDVAPALATPAGRASLLETLGSSDPLIGDALQTVLDRGDFLRTLPEEDSTAAPAGDAPAPIATDPDIVSELIHRNEASLAALQHEIRNLTGPALLDFIRADTAELKRILSDPQSLQVIMAAMEASRWLNEYVEAWLGEKNAADALTQSVPHNITSEMGLALLDVADTIRPHADVVAFLHRVADERREDDGFLNEMAGLAGGPEARDAIRGYLDTYGMRCVGEIDITRTRWSEQPAALVPAILGNIKNFEPGEGERRFERGRRESRRKEQELLARLRTLPDGERKAEETKRMIDRVRTFAGYREYPKYGMVRRYFVYKQALLREADRLVRSGALREHEDIFFLRFQELEEAVRTNDADAELILERRETFRSYEALTPPRVLTSDGEAITGQYRRDDVPPDALVGLPVSAGAVEGRARVVTDMAQADLEAGDILVTAYTDPSWTPLFVTIAGLVTEVGGLMTHGAVIAREYGLPAVVGVEQATRRIRDGQRIRVTDGYVRILA, from the coding sequence TTGCGAACCGACTCGACGAACGAGGGGGCAACGGAATTGCGCTACGTGATGGATTTCGAGCAGATCGACGCGACGAATGCCGAAGACGTCGGCGGAAAGGGGGCGCTTCTGGGCGAGCTCTCGCGGATCACCGGTGTCCGCGTGCCGGACGGCTTCTGCGTCACGACGGACACCTTCCGACGGATCGTTGCCGAGGCACCGTCGATCGATACTCGGTTCGACCGGCTGTCGCGCGTGGAACCGGACGACCGCGCGGCGATCCGCACCCTGAGCGCCGATATACGCCGCAGCATCGAAGGCGTCGCGGTGCCCGACGCCCTTGCGACGGCGATCAGCGAAGCGCTCACCCGGCTTGGGGAGCACGCCTACTACGCGGTGCGGTCCAGCGCGACCGCCGAGGACCTGCCGACCGCATCCTTCGCCGGCCAGCAGGACTCGTACCTGAACATCACGGGCCCAGCGGCGATCCTTCGGCACGTCCGGCGGTGCTGGGCCTCGCTGTTCACCGAGCGGGCGGTGACCTACCGTCTCCGCAACGGCTTCGACCACCGGAAGATAGGTATGGCCGTGGTCGTACAGCAGATGGTGTTCCCGGACGCGGCCGGGACCCTGTTCACCGCGGACCCGGTGACAGCGAACCGCAAGACCGCCACCGTGGAAGCCGGTTGGGGGCTCGGCGAAGCGCTCGTCTCCGGTCTGGTCTCCGGTGACGTCTACACGGTGCGCGACGACCAGGTCGTCTCCACAGCGATCGCCACCAAGACCCGGTTCGCGCAGGCGTCGCCGGGAGGCGGTACCCATGACGCACCAATCGAGCCGAAGCGGCAGACGCGGCCGACTCTGACAGAAGCACAGGTCGTGCACCTGGTGCGGCTGGGCCGGCGCATCGAAGCGCACTTCAACCGACCCCAGGACATCGAATGGTGCCGGGTCGGCGACGATTTCCACATCGTCCAGAGCCGGCCGATCACCACCCTGTTCCCCGTCCCCACGACCGATGACCAAGAGAACCACGTCTACGTCTCCGTCGGTCACCAGCAGATGATGACCGAGGCGATGAAGCCGCTGGGGCTCTCCTTGTGGCAGATGACGGCCCTACGGCCGATGCACGAGGCGGGCGGGCGGTTGTTCGTCGACGTCGCCCCCGCCCTGGCGACGCCCGCAGGCCGCGCGAGCCTCTTGGAAACCCTGGGGAGCTCCGACCCGCTGATAGGGGACGCGCTGCAGACCGTCCTCGACCGCGGCGACTTCCTCCGCACGCTTCCGGAAGAAGATTCCACCGCGGCACCCGCCGGTGACGCACCCGCCCCGATCGCAACCGACCCCGACATCGTCAGCGAGCTGATCCACCGCAATGAGGCCTCCCTCGCCGCCCTGCAGCACGAGATCCGGAATCTGACCGGGCCGGCGCTACTCGACTTCATCCGGGCCGACACCGCGGAGCTGAAGCGCATCCTTTCCGACCCGCAGAGCCTCCAGGTGATCATGGCGGCGATGGAGGCGAGCCGGTGGCTCAATGAGTACGTGGAGGCGTGGCTGGGCGAGAAGAACGCGGCCGATGCGCTCACCCAATCCGTCCCCCACAACATCACCTCGGAGATGGGGCTGGCGCTCCTCGACGTGGCGGACACCATCCGGCCGCACGCCGACGTCGTGGCGTTCCTGCACCGTGTCGCGGACGAACGCCGGGAGGACGACGGCTTTTTGAACGAGATGGCCGGGCTGGCCGGCGGACCGGAAGCACGTGACGCCATCCGCGGCTACCTCGACACCTACGGAATGCGCTGCGTGGGCGAGATCGACATCACCAGAACGCGCTGGAGCGAGCAGCCCGCCGCACTCGTGCCCGCCATCCTCGGCAACATCAAGAACTTCGAGCCGGGCGAAGGCGAGCGACGCTTCGAACGAGGGCGCCGGGAGTCACGGCGCAAAGAACAGGAACTGCTGGCGCGCCTGCGCACCCTTCCCGACGGCGAGCGCAAGGCCGAGGAGACCAAACGGATGATCGACCGCGTCCGCACCTTCGCCGGATACCGGGAGTACCCCAAGTACGGCATGGTCCGCCGCTACTTCGTCTATAAGCAGGCGCTGCTGCGGGAAGCCGACCGCCTCGTCCGGTCCGGCGCCCTGCGCGAGCACGAGGACATCTTCTTCCTCCGGTTCCAGGAGCTGGAAGAAGCCGTGCGAACCAACGACGCGGACGCCGAACTCATTCTGGAAAGGCGGGAGACGTTCCGGTCCTACGAGGCACTCACCCCGCCCCGGGTCCTCACATCGGACGGAGAAGCCATCACGGGCCAGTATCGGCGCGACGACGTCCCGCCCGACGCGCTGGTCGGCCTCCCGGTCTCGGCCGGGGCCGTCGAAGGCCGTGCCCGTGTCGTCACGGATATGGCGCAGGCCGACCTTGAGGCGGGCGACATCCTGGTCACCGCCTACACCGATCCCAGCTGGACACCCCTGTTCGTCACCATCGCCGGACTGGTGACGGAGGTAGGCGGACTTATGACGCACGGGGCGGTGATCGCGCGGGAGTACGGTCTGCCGGCTGTCGTGGGTGTGGAGCAGGCCACCCGAAGAATCCGGGACGGGCAGCGGATCCGAGTTACCGACGGGTACGTCCGGATCCTCGCCTGA
- a CDS encoding transglycosylase domain-containing protein: MRKPTLMVGGLILIAGVVTFGVLYARTPGVEELNAKAETQLASTSIQYADGSEAVTTGELNRVPVEAGDIPEPVINGVLGSEQRNFYEEPGISVSGTMRAVLTGGQAGGGSTITQQMARNYYGGLSQERSYVRKIKEILISIKVGRSLPPEQILAQYLNTIYFGRDAYGIQAAAQAYFGKDVGELNEAEGAFIGAIIQQPSNFQNVEADSEMAEILQERWEYSVNGMVEMHEDNPDRGISQAEADKLEFPETIDYEAGDNLSGSKGYIKTAVEEELQERYGIAPEEVATSGYRVQTSLDEELMKAAEDAFSETLPDMPEETLMGLTAVDPKTGEIQAFHGGRDFTTEANNSLTHRAQAGSTFKPYVLATGLEQGIGLKSTFDGDSPQEFPGVEEEIQNNENQSYGEVDLIESTASSINTTFMELAVQTTPEAVVETAKASGIEEEQFETAATGPNIALGTYQLTALDQAAGFSTFANNGTHMPQHMVTEVVGSEGEEIEPNDADQLEQGTKAFSPEIAADATHAMTQVVEDGSGDAAALDDGRPVAGKTGISNEAKSAWFVGFTPQLSASVSLSRSDGEQLVIPGVNDVYGGTTSARIWKAFMDNAMEGKEVQEFPEPAWVGDKQNFVPEPSHTSSEESPEEPSEDSAGGSAEEPSSTENSPPPENSGSREEPPPTAGVPDLSDDGEEECLPLEDCS; encoded by the coding sequence GTGAGGAAGCCGACGCTGATGGTCGGCGGTCTGATACTCATCGCTGGTGTGGTGACGTTCGGGGTGCTCTATGCCCGGACACCGGGCGTGGAAGAACTCAACGCGAAGGCTGAGACTCAGTTGGCCTCGACGAGTATCCAGTACGCGGATGGTTCTGAAGCGGTGACCACGGGTGAGCTCAACCGGGTTCCTGTGGAGGCGGGTGACATTCCCGAACCCGTCATCAACGGTGTTCTGGGTTCCGAGCAGCGCAACTTCTACGAGGAGCCCGGTATCTCGGTCAGTGGGACCATGCGGGCGGTGCTGACCGGCGGGCAGGCCGGCGGTGGTTCCACGATCACCCAGCAGATGGCCCGCAACTACTACGGCGGGTTGTCGCAGGAGCGAAGCTATGTCCGCAAGATCAAAGAGATCCTGATCTCGATCAAGGTGGGGCGTAGCCTGCCTCCGGAGCAGATCCTCGCGCAGTACCTGAACACGATCTACTTCGGTCGTGATGCCTATGGGATCCAGGCGGCGGCGCAGGCGTACTTCGGTAAGGACGTCGGTGAGCTCAACGAGGCCGAGGGCGCCTTCATCGGGGCGATCATCCAGCAGCCCAGCAACTTCCAGAATGTGGAGGCCGACTCCGAGATGGCGGAGATCCTCCAGGAGCGTTGGGAGTATTCGGTCAACGGCATGGTCGAGATGCACGAGGACAACCCGGATCGCGGGATCTCCCAGGCTGAGGCCGATAAGCTGGAGTTCCCGGAGACCATTGACTACGAGGCGGGCGACAATCTCTCCGGCAGTAAGGGCTACATCAAGACCGCGGTCGAGGAGGAGCTCCAGGAGCGGTACGGGATCGCTCCCGAGGAGGTCGCCACCAGTGGCTATCGTGTGCAGACCTCGCTGGACGAGGAGTTGATGAAGGCCGCGGAGGACGCCTTCAGTGAGACGTTGCCCGATATGCCCGAGGAAACCCTCATGGGGCTCACCGCGGTCGATCCGAAGACGGGCGAGATCCAGGCGTTCCACGGCGGTAGGGACTTCACCACCGAGGCGAACAACTCCCTCACCCACCGCGCCCAGGCGGGATCCACCTTCAAGCCCTACGTACTCGCGACCGGTCTGGAGCAGGGAATCGGCCTGAAGAGCACCTTCGACGGCGACTCGCCGCAGGAGTTCCCCGGTGTTGAGGAAGAGATCCAGAACAACGAGAACCAGTCGTACGGCGAGGTCGACCTGATCGAGTCGACCGCCAGTTCGATCAACACCACCTTCATGGAGTTGGCGGTCCAGACCACGCCTGAGGCGGTGGTCGAGACCGCCAAGGCCAGCGGGATCGAGGAGGAGCAGTTCGAGACCGCTGCGACGGGGCCGAACATCGCGCTGGGCACCTACCAGCTCACCGCCCTGGACCAGGCGGCCGGGTTCTCCACGTTCGCCAACAACGGCACGCACATGCCGCAGCACATGGTGACCGAGGTGGTCGGCTCCGAGGGCGAGGAGATCGAGCCGAACGACGCCGACCAGCTGGAGCAGGGCACGAAGGCGTTCAGCCCCGAGATCGCGGCCGACGCCACCCACGCCATGACCCAGGTGGTCGAGGACGGAAGTGGCGACGCCGCCGCGTTGGACGACGGCCGGCCGGTCGCGGGCAAGACCGGTATCTCCAACGAGGCCAAGTCGGCCTGGTTCGTCGGGTTCACCCCGCAACTGTCCGCGTCCGTCAGCCTGAGTCGCTCCGACGGCGAGCAGCTGGTCATCCCCGGTGTCAACGACGTGTACGGCGGTACCACCTCGGCCCGGATCTGGAAGGCGTTCATGGACAACGCCATGGAGGGCAAGGAGGTCCAGGAGTTCCCCGAGCCGGCGTGGGTCGGCGACAAGCAGAACTTCGTTCCCGAACCGTCGCATACGTCCTCCGAGGAATCCCCGGAGGAACCCTCCGAGGATTCCGCCGGGGGTTCCGCCGAGGAACCGAGCTCCACGGAGAACTCGCCTCCCCCGGAGAACTCGGGTTCCAGGGAGGAGCCGCCCCCAACCGCGGGCGTTCCGGATCTCTCGGACGATGGCGAGGAGGAATGCCTCCCCCTGGAGGACTGTAGCTAG
- a CDS encoding GlxA family transcriptional regulator, giving the protein METTTRDVVIVVYDSLQLLDLAGPVEVLDAATRLAGGGYRVTTASLGGREVSASSGVRLSGHCDLAGIVDPPHTLLVVGGWGYADAARDEELLGHLRRLAGKAHRVGSVCTGAFVLAAAGLLEGRRATTHWAYCAELAGLHPGVRVQPDAIFVRDGAVATAAGVSSGTDLALALVEEDHGADLARAVGKWLVVFLRRPGGQSQFSAWTRTGRLGDAAIRGLLDHIAANPAADLSVPAMARYSAMSERHFARRFTNEVGMTPGRYVERSRVESARALLESGAGSVGTVARDCGFGTPETMRRAFLRELGVPPVSYRDRFHSTGIPSPAG; this is encoded by the coding sequence ATGGAAACAACCACGCGTGACGTGGTCATCGTCGTCTATGACAGCCTCCAGCTGCTGGACCTGGCGGGTCCTGTCGAGGTCCTGGACGCGGCGACCCGGCTGGCCGGTGGTGGTTACCGTGTGACCACCGCCTCTCTCGGGGGGCGCGAGGTCTCCGCTTCCTCCGGGGTGCGCCTGTCGGGTCACTGCGACCTCGCCGGCATCGTCGATCCGCCCCATACGCTGCTCGTCGTCGGCGGCTGGGGGTACGCCGACGCCGCCCGCGACGAGGAGCTGCTGGGGCACCTGCGCCGGCTTGCGGGGAAAGCCCACCGTGTCGGCTCGGTCTGCACCGGGGCTTTCGTGCTGGCCGCCGCGGGGCTGCTGGAAGGGCGGCGGGCCACCACACACTGGGCGTACTGCGCCGAGCTCGCCGGGCTGCACCCGGGTGTCCGGGTGCAGCCGGACGCGATCTTCGTCCGCGACGGCGCGGTCGCGACCGCGGCCGGCGTCAGTTCGGGCACCGACCTGGCGCTCGCCCTGGTGGAGGAGGACCACGGCGCCGACCTAGCCCGGGCCGTCGGAAAGTGGCTCGTGGTGTTTCTACGGCGCCCCGGAGGACAGTCGCAGTTCAGCGCGTGGACGCGGACCGGGCGTCTGGGTGACGCCGCGATTCGCGGGCTGCTCGACCATATCGCCGCGAACCCCGCGGCCGACCTTTCCGTCCCGGCCATGGCCCGGTACTCGGCGATGAGCGAGCGGCACTTCGCCCGCCGGTTCACCAACGAGGTGGGGATGACTCCCGGGCGCTACGTGGAGCGCTCCCGGGTCGAGTCCGCCCGCGCCCTCCTGGAATCGGGGGCCGGGAGTGTCGGGACGGTGGCACGCGACTGCGGGTTCGGCACCCCGGAAACCATGCGGCGGGCCTTCCTGCGCGAGCTCGGGGTGCCTCCCGTCTCCTACCGCGACCGGTTCCACTCCACCGGGATCCCGTCCCCCGCCGGCTGA
- a CDS encoding DJ-1/PfpI family protein, with protein MDIAFAMYPGMTVLDLTGPHEILAHHPEAAVHYLAATPGPVRCDSGMEVTATGTFGDVPSPDVIVVPGSSQWRRALEEQRELVAWLALAHPSASWTTSVCTGSTLLAKAGILSGRTATTHWGVRDVLGGLGAEVSTERVVVDGDVITAAGVSAGIDMGLVLAARLWGENTARAIQLFVEYAPEPPFDSGNPETAPPEMLDQVARLLPRSEGSVPSTGP; from the coding sequence ATGGACATCGCCTTCGCTATGTATCCCGGCATGACAGTCCTCGACCTCACCGGTCCGCACGAGATCCTCGCGCACCATCCCGAGGCCGCCGTCCACTACCTGGCCGCCACTCCCGGCCCGGTGCGCTGCGACTCCGGGATGGAGGTCACCGCGACGGGGACGTTCGGCGACGTACCGTCCCCTGATGTGATCGTCGTTCCCGGTTCGAGCCAGTGGCGGCGGGCGCTGGAGGAGCAGCGCGAACTGGTGGCCTGGCTGGCCTTGGCCCACCCTTCGGCCTCCTGGACCACATCGGTGTGCACCGGCTCGACGCTGCTCGCCAAGGCGGGAATCCTCAGCGGCAGGACCGCGACCACCCACTGGGGGGTGCGCGACGTCCTCGGCGGGTTGGGTGCGGAGGTCAGCACAGAGCGCGTCGTCGTCGACGGCGATGTCATCACCGCCGCAGGGGTGTCCGCCGGGATCGACATGGGCCTGGTTCTCGCTGCCCGGCTCTGGGGGGAGAACACCGCCCGGGCCATCCAACTCTTCGTGGAGTACGCGCCGGAGCCGCCGTTCGACTCCGGCAATCCGGAAACCGCCCCGCCGGAGATGCTCGACCAGGTGGCCCGTCTGCTTCCGCGCTCCGAGGGCTCTGTTCCGAGCACAGGACCCTGA
- a CDS encoding TetR/AcrR family transcriptional regulator: MAPKKVDRSARREEILAAAVRVFARKGFAATRIDDVAREADIGKGSVYLYFDSRDALLSAAFEAFAARSRTVLQQTREGTAPPLERLGSLVRSVLSALADDPELARILLDLWSSGREESQLSLDMPSVYSEYRTAIAELLGEAEAEGTVREGPREHYATVIVGAIEGCLLQWLLDPRLPVTELAEPILDVCVEGLRRRKEA; encoded by the coding sequence GTGGCACCGAAGAAGGTGGACCGGAGCGCGCGGCGGGAGGAGATCCTGGCGGCCGCTGTGCGCGTCTTCGCCCGCAAGGGGTTCGCCGCAACGCGTATCGACGACGTCGCCCGCGAGGCCGACATCGGCAAGGGGAGCGTCTACCTCTACTTCGACAGCCGGGACGCACTGCTCAGCGCGGCTTTCGAGGCGTTCGCGGCGCGCTCGCGAACCGTGCTCCAGCAGACGCGCGAGGGCACGGCGCCGCCCCTGGAGCGGCTCGGGTCCCTGGTGCGCTCAGTGCTGTCTGCGCTGGCCGACGATCCGGAACTCGCCCGTATCCTGCTCGACCTGTGGTCCAGCGGCCGTGAGGAGAGCCAGCTCTCCCTGGACATGCCGAGCGTCTACAGCGAGTACCGGACGGCGATCGCCGAGTTGCTGGGCGAGGCCGAGGCAGAGGGCACCGTCCGGGAGGGACCCAGGGAGCACTACGCGACCGTGATCGTCGGCGCGATCGAGGGGTGCCTGCTCCAGTGGCTGCTGGACCCCCGGCTTCCGGTCACCGAGCTGGCCGAGCCGATCCTCGACGTGTGTGTCGAGGGCCTGCGCCGCCGGAAGGAGGCGTGA
- a CDS encoding response regulator: protein MTAPIRVLVCDDQVLVRTGLVTIIDAQPDLEVAGECGDGRAAVDLSGRLRPDVVLMDVRMPVLDGIEATRRLAGAGVPHPVKVLVVTTFNLDQYVYEALRAGASGFLLKDAPTAQLLHGIRTVATGAALLDPEVTRQLVGKYAARIRPTEGTERDTPLTPRELEVLRLVADGLSNSEIAAALVISPETVKTFVSRILTKLDLRDRVQAVVYAYRHGLAT, encoded by the coding sequence GTGACCGCCCCGATCCGGGTCCTGGTCTGCGACGATCAGGTGCTCGTCCGCACCGGACTGGTGACGATCATCGACGCCCAGCCCGACCTGGAGGTGGCGGGCGAGTGCGGGGACGGCCGGGCCGCGGTCGACCTCAGCGGCCGGCTGCGCCCGGACGTCGTGCTGATGGACGTGCGCATGCCGGTCCTCGACGGCATCGAGGCCACCCGCCGGTTGGCCGGCGCCGGTGTGCCGCACCCGGTCAAGGTGCTCGTGGTGACAACGTTCAACCTGGACCAATACGTCTACGAAGCGCTGCGCGCGGGGGCGAGCGGGTTCCTGCTCAAGGACGCGCCGACGGCCCAACTGCTGCACGGGATCCGGACCGTGGCCACGGGCGCGGCGCTGCTGGACCCCGAGGTGACACGGCAGCTCGTGGGAAAGTACGCCGCCCGCATCCGGCCCACCGAGGGCACCGAGCGCGACACCCCGCTTACCCCCCGGGAGCTGGAGGTCCTTCGTCTCGTCGCCGACGGTCTCTCCAACAGTGAGATCGCCGCCGCCCTCGTGATCAGCCCGGAGACCGTGAAAACCTTCGTGTCGCGCATCCTGACCAAACTCGACCTCCGCGACCGCGTCCAAGCGGTCGTCTACGCCTACCGCCACGGCCTGGCGACCTGA